One window from the genome of Eucalyptus grandis isolate ANBG69807.140 chromosome 7, ASM1654582v1, whole genome shotgun sequence encodes:
- the LOC104454144 gene encoding protein enabled homolog, giving the protein MEDQCSPFSWEFCYQEEGMEELRQAFLYATLELQSTIASAKEDITRRELEIIQIKDLLTRTMKERDESQSRCKELQLEKLILRQQLSRIVQPKLVAAPSPHKTSSSDDEAMLVSSRVSNSPLSPSPPPPPSATPVPTVAPEFVVQKPLPPQGKLLQAVMEAGPLLQTLLLAGPLPQWEHPPPPLDSTEIPPVAVPSPSSSAKFNGRFGNKRSSECSETSESPKNKHQKLILH; this is encoded by the exons ATGGAAGACCAATGCAGCCCATTTAGCTGGGAATTCTGCTACCAGGAAGAG GGCATGGAGGAGCTGAGGCAAGCTTTCTTGTACGCTACTTTGGAGCTGCAGAGCACAATTGCCTCAGCCAAGGAGGACATCACAAGGAGAGAGCTAGAGATAATTCAAATCAAGGATCTGCTGACCAGGACCATGAAAGAGAGGGATGAGTCTCAATCCAGATGTAAGGAGCTGCAATTGGAGAAACTTATCCTCCGCCAACAATTAAGCAGAATAGTGCAACCGAAATTAGTGGCAGCTCCATCGCCACACAAAACTTCCAGTAGTGACGATGAAGCAATGTTGGTTTCCTCCAGAGTAAGTAATTCTCCGCTGTCcccatcgccgccgccaccgccgtcggCCACACCAGTGCCAACAGTGGCCCCAGAATTTGTGGTCCAGAAGCCATTGCCGCCCCAAGGGAAGCTATTGCAGGCAGTGATGGAGGCCGGGCCGCTCCTCCAGACGCTTCTCCTCGCAGGTCCCCTGCCTCAGTGGGAgcacccaccaccaccacttgACTCTACCGAGATTCCTCCTGTGGCCGTTCCTTCTCCGAGCTCCAGCGCAAAGTTCAATGGCCGTTTCGGTAACAAGAGGAGTTCGGAATGCAGTGAAACCTCGGAATCCCCCAAGAACAAGCATCAGAAGCTCATTTTACATTGA